A genomic segment from Phragmites australis chromosome 6, lpPhrAust1.1, whole genome shotgun sequence encodes:
- the LOC133922162 gene encoding lysine-rich arabinogalactan protein 19-like, with the protein MGSSSSPSPPPPPMIGRAGNLTVFITPPSPVSTPRGSTRPPPESPRSDFSTPTPHKVSPPPASPSPSPSPKKSATPPTAPVVFTPRPPPVKVPPPPVQVPPPQYEKASAGGKHDGSAFGFFWDAVARVQEAHASLDEYVANWFGLDQSKYQWALNDYYEATGKEADCVKPGKPKEVTAKVQKV; encoded by the exons atgggctcctcctcctcgccgtctcCGCCTCCGCCCCCCATGATCGGGAGGGCCGGCAACCTCACCGTCTTCAtcacgccgccgtcgccggtcaGCACTCCGCGGGGCTCCACACGCCCGCCGCCCGAGTCCCCGCGGTCGGATTTCTCCACCCCGACCCCGCACAAGGTTTCTCCGCCGCCGGCGTCTCCCTCGCCGTCACCATCGCCCAAGAAGTCCGCGACCCCGCCCACGGCGCCGGTGGTCTTCACCCCGCGCCCGCCGCCCGTGAAGGTGCCGCCGCCCCCGGTAcaggtgccgccgccgcagtaCGAGAAGGCGTCCGCAGGGGGCAAGCACGACGGATCGGCTTTCGGCTTCTTCTGGGACGCCGTCGCGCGCGTGCAGGAAG CGCACGCGAGCCTCGACGAGTACGTGGCGAACTGGTTCGGGTTGGATCAGTCCAAGTACCAGTGGGCGCTCAACGACTACTACGAGGCCACCGGAAAG GAAGCTGATTGTGTAAAACCTGGCAAGCCAAAGGAGGTTACTGCTAAAGTGCAGAAAGTTTGA